The window ACCAGTATTGCAGATACGACAGAAGAGGTGTTTGACACGATGGTAAATATACATCTCAAAGCTCCCTATTTTATTACACAAAAATTATTGCCTGTTATCAGTAATGGTGGCAGCATTGTAAATGTGTCAACTGGATTGACCCGATTTAGTTATCCGAATTATGCTCCTTACGCCATCATGAAAGCAGCTATTGAAAGCTTGAGCAGGTATCAGGCACAAGAACTGGGCAGTAGAAAAATTAGAGTTAATACTATAGCCCCGGGAGCCATTGCCACTGACTTTGGTGGAGGTGCAGTAAGAGACAATAAAGATTTGAATGCTTCGATAGCAAGTACCACAGCTCTTGGCCGAGTGGGCTTGCCCGATGATATTGGTAGTGTAGTTGCTTTCCTTTGCAGCGATGACGCCAAATGGGTGAATGCCCAACGTATAGAGGTTACAGGTGGAGTGCATATTTGACATGACCTTGTGTGAGGAGCAATGGGAATAAGGCGTTTACTTTAATAAACCATTCCTTGAATAAATTCCATCTTCTCACCTTCTAAACATAAAACTACTGCTTAATGAAAGCGGTGGTGAAAACGGTTTCCTTGCTGTATAATTTCAGGAGATAAAAACCGCTCTTCATATTCAGCACAATCCTGTCGTTTCCCTCGCTCAATGTACCCTGATCGATAAGTTGTCCAAGAGGAGATAAAATTTCATAGCGAAAATTTGCGAATGGCAATCCGAACAAGCGGAGGTGATCAGATGCAGGAACGGGGCCGGCGAACAATTTGTTTTTTGCTTCATTCGAATTCAAACTACTTGTAGCTGTGGAGATCCACCAGGTGGAGATGTTCGTATTGAACGCTACTGAATCGTAAACAGTAGATGACATCAACAAAGAGGTTGAATTTATCTGTAGCAAAGTCCTCTCCCCATATCCGGGCACATCACTAAAGAGAAAACTGCCCGTTTGCAAACCGGTTGCATCAAATCTTGCCAATTGAAACCGATTTACACCCGTAGCTAACTCGTAAGCCATAAAAACAGAAACATTACCGCTATTATCGATCGTTTGAGTATATCCCACATCATTCTGACCACCTTGCGACAACACTGTATTCATGAATAGTGAGTCGCCTGTAAGACTGGAAATGCCGCGTAATTTAACTGACGAAATAGACAAGGTCTGACCAGGATATTCGGTATGCGCAACGTACAAGAGGGTATCGTGCAAGCTAAGTCCGATAGGTTCTGAGTAATAACCTGCACTATAGTTTCGGTCCCAGAGCACCTGCAGAGCGGTATCCACTCAAACGATTCCATATTGACCACCGAGCGGGGCCTGGTTAGAACGCGCATCCAACAAATAAATACGGTCATCCTTAATAAGTACGCTCTTAATAAAATCACCATAATAGGCATTCAAACCAATGGAGGCACGAATCGTCCCTGCGGTATCCAATTTCATAAACGAAGCATGCGTCGGCGAACCCGTAGGACCTGTCATACAATGCAGATACAGGTGCTCATCATAATACGAAATGCCGAGCCCCTGCTGCGTACCGGCATAGGTTGTCGACCAGAGTTGCTGACCGGCAGCAGTATATTTCAGCAAAATGGCCTTATAGGATCCGCTTAAGGTATACCCTGTGAAATAATAATTATTCGCATCATCCACACAAACACCCTTCCCCTGATCATACAATGCCCCGACACCATTAATGGTATCCATCCATAAAAACCCTCCAGCACTGCTGTACTTCATCATCAGGATGTCGTTGTTATTTGCAGTATTAAAATATTCACCACACAATACCAGATCCCCATTCTGATCCAACACTGCATCCATAATTTTCTCATTCTTCCCGGCCGGGCCTGAATAAAATGTCCGCCACAATTCATTACCGATGGCATCATACTTCACAATAACCAGATCAGTGTTATTCATTCCCGATGGGAGCATAATGCCTATCGTATAGACGTAACCGTTAGGATCGTAAACGGTAATACTGGAGTTTTCATTTCCCGAAGCACCATCATCAATGATGTTCTGCCAGGAGATATTGAGCTGGGCATTCGCCAGGATGGGAAATACGAAACAGGACAGAAGGAGTATGAAATGTTTTTTCATTGGGTTGGGTTGGGGAGATAAAGGTAGGGGAATCTCATTAGCTTGACGTATTCAAAAATACTAAAAAAGTACTTCATGTACTCCTATCTATCACAGCGGACTCATCCGGATTTGACATCGTGAAAGTCAAGATGAGCAATCTGGCCAGATCAATTAAATGTGCTACCTAAAGTGGTACAATGATTCGAGGATCAAAATAAAAGAGTGGCGAATAGATAGTATGCAGCAGTAACCCTTCTTGGTGATTGATCTGCTAACCATATGTTAACATGTTTTCCTATTTTAGCAGTCTGAATACTATAAAAAACTATTTCCGGAACAAATGATACACGATGTAAGAGGATAATACTCTAAGAAAATATTACTTAATAAAGATTTACTTTAACTCGAATAATACATGAATCAATTTGTAAATCTACCTTTCTTCTCTTTTCCAATAAAATCAAACTAATAATTCTACTTTAATACAATACAGGGATTGCCCAAGGATTAACCCATACCAATTTCTACCATATGGACTTCCATAAAATAAAACTCATCACCATTGCTGCATTACTGTCGGATGATATCCTATTAGGCATGTTTGTATTGAAGGGTGGCAATGCATTGGAACTGGTTTACGAAATTACAAACCGGGGAAGTATCGATATCGATTTTTCGATGGAGGGTGATTTTAAACCGGAAGAGCGGTCACGTGTTGAACGGCAAATGGATTCGCTATTAAAAGACGAATTCGATAAGCATGGATATGTGGTATTCGATGTAAAACTGAATGAACGCCCGGAGCATATTCGTGAGGAAGTAAAGAGTTTCTGGGGTGGTTATTTATTGGAGTTTAAGATAATTAAGCGGGAAGAATATGACAAACTTTCACTGGAGATTGATACTGTTCGCAGGAATGCCATTCCTATCAAACCCGATGGGTCTACGAAATTTACTGTTGATATCAGCAAGTATGAGTATGTAGGCCGAAAAGAGAAGCGAGAGTTGGATGGTTCAATTGTATATGTTTATTCTCCCGCAATGCTGGTATTGGAAAAGCTTAGAGCGATTTGTCAGCAATTACCCGAATATAAAGAAATCATCGGAAGTAAAAAATCAAGTCCTCGTCCCCGGGATTTTTATGATATCTACAATCTGCTTAAAACCTTTCCGGATATTGAAAGCAATGATGAGCTTAAAGACATGCCGCGTTTTGTGTTTGAGGCCAAAAGAGTGCCCTTGGATTTCCTAAATAGAATATCTTCTCAGCTTGAATTTCACAGACAGGCTTGGGAAAGCGTTGCCCAGACAGTGAGCCAGCGTGAAACGTTAAACGAGTTTGATTACTATTTTAATTTTGTTGTTGAATTTGCATACAGACTAAAGTCCTAAGGGATAAACCAAATTCCACTTTGTTGATAGCACAGGGTTTTTAATCGAATAGGTAAGGTAGAACTTATATTTGTTATCGCTGGCAAATAAATGTTGAATCTGATCGCTATAACCTGCCTTCTCGAGGTAAAAACCAATCACCTGATGATAGGGATAGATGAAATCCATTTGCGTTAAATAGTTTCTTAACTTTTGAATATCTGCTTTTTCTTTCGCCAATTCATACGCTCTTAAAACTTCAGTCACTCCTCCGGAATAAGAAGGACGTATGGCAATATCAATCAGGGTACGTTCGAGGTCTGTAAAGCTGTACGAAAGCTCGCCATTGTTGACAGAGATAACCCCGAGTTCATTTGTAAAACGCCCATTCGTAATAACAATCTTCTTATCCCCATGAAAATAGTGTTTGGCGCTTTTCCTTTGCGGTCTGCTGAAAGCTGCATCGATATTTTCCTGAGTCAATACAGGTTGCTGAATTCTGTTTGCGACAGATAATTTCGAATGTTCAAAATTCAGATAATATGTTTTAGGAATCTGCAGTGTTAATTGGTGTAAAAACAACGAAGTGTAGAACGCATAGTACGAGTTATTCACCAAACCCGAGAGGATTGTCATTTCATCCTTTGATCGCCAGGTATACAATTTCACTTCACGCGCATCGATGCTGTTTATAGTGGATTCCGCCAGATCCCCTTTTTTCACTAAAAACGTTATTACTTTTTCCGGACTACCATTAAATGTGAAATCAAGTTGCTGAAGCAGATCAACCAATACAATGCTCAGTTTAGCCTTTGTAAAAGATTTAATCGGGTAAGCCCCCATCGCGGCGGAGAGTTCGGGATAAACAAGTTCTAAACTGGATTTTCGTGCCATTCAAATTTACCTTTGGCATATATGCCAAAGGTAAGTAATAAATATCAAAATTGCAAATAATTGCGGGACTTTTTTGAGCTTGATTTATGGTGAGGGTTGAGGAAATTCGGGTAATTATATCCGTTAAATTAGCATATATGCTAATTTAACGAAAGAAAATGATACTTTGTTCTATCTCGATGGATTATCTTGTGCCCAACTTCATAACTCATTGATATTTAGATTAAAAATTGTTTTTCCAGTAAAGGTCGAATGATGTACATTGGGATGTTTAAGCCCACCAAATTACCAGGTTAACTTTATTAATTTTTGGAGAAACATCACCATAGATACTTACCAATTAGCTGCACTTCCTTTGAAAGTGGAAGAGCTGAAATCTTATCCTGTGTTTTCTGTAAAAAACAGCGAGATCGGCTCTACTACTTTTTAGAAACCATTGCGCCGTGGAATCAGTGGGGAGGAGGTAAATCAGGAGAAGAAATGAAAGGAATAATTTCATCTTTCGTGTTTTCAAATATAAAGGAGTTAATTTGGATGCGACTGTATCAATACGAATAACCCCTCTTTTCTACCTCTGGTAATGGCCGTATATTGCCAACGGTAATCATCCTTTTTAAACCAGGGGTGAAGGATGATTAAGTTCAAAGATACCTCACAAATTAAAAAGAGGGCCTTCCTTAATGAAAGTCCCTCCTTGCAATTCTGCATTGAAATGATTAATGTTGAACTATCAATTTCACAGTTTGATCACCTGATCGAACTAAATATATTCCATTTTGTAATTCGCTTATATCCACATGCTGAGGACTCGTGCCTTCAAAGGTGTTGAAATTAAATTGGCCAACAATTTTTCCGTTCACGTCAAGGATTTCTACCCTCTCATCGTATCCTGAAATTTGGATTTGATCACTTGCCGGATTAGGGCCAATTTGGAGATCAAGAAGTGATTCCTTCCCTTCGATTAGTTCATTTTCAGCACCCATTCGCGCACTCACTACCGGCTTTGGAGTGATTTTGATTTGTTTACTGTTTACACAATTTCCTGCAGCAAGCGTTGCACGCATTTGCACTTTATAAATGCCTGTATCTGATACCGTGACGCTATCCACCCCACTTGCAAATAGTTGGTTGTTCTTGAACCATTTGGTCTTAGAATTTTGTGTGTTCCAAATTGTTGAGGCAGATAAAGTAGTACTCTGACCCGGTGCAATCCGTCGCCTGGATGCCTGTAAGTCAATAACGAGTGGGTACACCCATATTTGACCGTGTGCTACGTCAGAATAGCAACCGTATTGGTTTATTACCCTAAACTCTCCATTAATTGCGACTCGGTGAATTGATTTATCATGTCCGTTGGGGAAAAAGAGGCTGTCGAACGGAATTGTAAATCCACCACCATTGTTGGTTGTAAGATAATTCACCCTCCTCCTGGATAAAGAGTTACCCCTGCACAACTTGTACTGAGAGTAAACCAACCATTTGGGTTTGGATGGACGAGTACGTCCACACATCCGATTTCAGTACATCCATTTACACCGGTAAAGGTGCAAATGTAACCATCAGTCATGTCAGTGAAGATTTGGCCGGAAAAGAATCCGTTGCCATTTGTTAGGGTGACAAAGTTGGCCGGTAACGCTTCACCGCTCATTCTTGACCAAGCAAACGTTCCTGGTTGTCCAGTTCTGTTTAAGTTCAAAACCACATTGATTGTGCCATCACAGGGATCCTGCGGGCTATCAATACTTTGGATTTCTCCACACTGGGCATTAATTGGAGTTGCTGTTGCAGTCATACCGAATACGAACAGCATCATGTAAAATAGTTTTTTCATGGTTATAAAGATTTAGGTTTTAAGATAATTATTTGTAAATATAACTAATAAATAAGTTAGAAATCACCGGCTGCTACTGTTACTAAGGTCTCCGTATTTATCCATTTAGCAATAGTGTCATTTACCTGATTTACTTTTAGCGCTGCCACTTTCGCTTCGAAGTCCGCATCCCAGATGATGTTCCTTTCTATCTGCATATAGCTTGACATTTTAGAGCTAAGTTCATTGTCCTGCGAACGGCTTAACATGCGGCTCTGTAAATAACCATTAACAGCATCCTTTAACTCTGACTCCGTTACACCATTTTTTATAAACCGATCCAATTCTTCATTGCAAGCTACTTTAACTTTTTCAAGATTCTCAGGATTAAACATGGCATATAATCTGAAATGAGAAACACTATCCAATGAATTTCC of the Bacteroidota bacterium genome contains:
- a CDS encoding T9SS type A sorting domain-containing protein, yielding MNYLTTNNGGGFTIPFDSLFFPNGHDKSIHRVAINGEFRVINQYGCYSDVAHGQIWVYPLVIDLQASRRRIAPGQSTTLSASTIWNTQNSKTKWFKNNQLFASGVDSVTVSDTGIYKVQMRATLAAGNCVNSKQIKITPKPVVSARMGAENELIEGKESLLDLQIGPNPASDQIQISGYDERVEILDVNGKIVGQFNFNTFEGTSPQHVDISELQNGIYLVRSGDQTVKLIVQH
- a CDS encoding T9SS type A sorting domain-containing protein; the encoded protein is MDTALQVLWDRNYSAGYYSEPIGLSLHDTLLYVAHTEYPGQTLSISSVKLRGISSLTGDSLFMNTVLSQGGQNDVGYTQTIDNSGNVSVFMAYELATGVNRFQLARFDATGLQTGSFLFSDVPGYGERTLLQINSTSLLMSSTVYDSVAFNTNISTWWISTATSSLNSNEAKNKLFAGPVPASDHLRLFGLPFANFRYEILSPLGQLIDQGTLSEGNDRIVLNMKSGFYLLKLYSKETVFTTAFIKQ
- a CDS encoding SDR family oxidoreductase; translated protein: MTNKTNKVALITGGSRGLGRDMAIQLARKGFDIIITYNSNLNEAGKVVDEIVAMGKKAKALQLDVADAKGFDSFVKNLKSTLKDSFETEHLHALINNAGIGTYTSIADTTEEVFDTMVNIHLKAPYFITQKLLPVISNGGSIVNVSTGLTRFSYPNYAPYAIMKAAIESLSRYQAQELGSRKIRVNTIAPGAIATDFGGGAVRDNKDLNASIASTTALGRVGLPDDIGSVVAFLCSDDAKWVNAQRIEVTGGVHI
- a CDS encoding insulinase family protein → MLLGGMKLPVNDTHEEYPALFMANYIFGGGFLNSRLAERLRQEEGLSYGSGSILYGNSLDSVSHFRLYAMFNPENLEKVKVACNEELDRFIKNGVTESELKDAVNGYLQSRMLSRSQDNELSSKMSSYMQIERNIIWDADFEAKVAALKVNQVNDTIAKWINTETLVTVAAGDF
- a CDS encoding nucleotidyl transferase AbiEii/AbiGii toxin family protein — translated: MDFHKIKLITIAALLSDDILLGMFVLKGGNALELVYEITNRGSIDIDFSMEGDFKPEERSRVERQMDSLLKDEFDKHGYVVFDVKLNERPEHIREEVKSFWGGYLLEFKIIKREEYDKLSLEIDTVRRNAIPIKPDGSTKFTVDISKYEYVGRKEKRELDGSIVYVYSPAMLVLEKLRAICQQLPEYKEIIGSKKSSPRPRDFYDIYNLLKTFPDIESNDELKDMPRFVFEAKRVPLDFLNRISSQLEFHRQAWESVAQTVSQRETLNEFDYYFNFVVEFAYRLKS